The genomic segment GTTTTGTGTAAAGTGGTTATAAAAGAAATAGTAAAGCATATAAAATTTGacattaattttgtattccATACATAGCGTTATTCTGTGGTAAATATTTACCCTAAAAATGTCAAGACTTTGcaaaaaaaaatgattaaaaaaataatgGACATAGCAGAAGTCTGTACAGTGTGCGATGAACAAGAAACTTCAGCAACTGAAAACAGCATGGAAATACATGAAAAGCTATTTACAACCGAATCAAAGTTAGACAGCAATAATGAAGAGGAGAATATTATCAATGAGCGTTCACGTCCagggcaaaaaagaaagaaattatcatTCACAGCAGAACGTAAGATTGGCGTAAAGAAACAACGTATCGAAACTGGGCTCGATGGAACAGTTTGGAAAGAACTAAATGCAAGTTCCAAACCTGGCAGGATACCAGTTCATAATAGTTTTAGGAGTGTCTCAGGTCTGACAGGATATACTAAACGGCATATAGTGAAAGGACAAGTAAAGACAGCATTTTATCCTATCATTGATCACCGTACAAGGaatcatgtaataaaatgtacgaaaGAAGATGCATTTACAGTATTAGGGACTAAGTAGGAGCTAGATACAACAAAACTAGATGTATTTATTGCTCTGCTATATGCCCGCGGTGCATATCAGGGAAAGAACTTAGATATCtcatatttgtggaataaaatttggggacctgcatttttttcaaaaacaatgAGCAAGAATGATTTTACTGAAATTATGAAGTTTATACGATTTGATAAAGAGAGCGAAAGAAGCCAGCGTTTACGATCCAATAAATTTGCAATGGTATCTACAATGTGGGACCGATTTATAGAGAATTCACAAAAGTGTTATAAACCTGGTGCATATATTACTATTGATGAGCAGTTGTTTCCGTCGAAGACTAGGTGTAGATTTGCCCAGTATATGCCGAACAAACCAGGCAAATTCGGCATAAAATTCTGGTTGGCGTGTGATGTGAATAgcaagtataaataaataaatagcaaTAAATGGATTTCCCTATTTGGGAAAGGATGAGAAGAGAGAAAATTCAATTCCACTTGGAGAATTCGTTGCTCTGACGTTGATGGAACCATTCACAGGATGTGGAAGGAACCTAACAACAGATAATTCTTTTACGAGTGCATCACTGGCCACAAAGCTACTCGCAAGAAAAACTACAATCGTTGGAACAATTCGTGAAAATAAACGGGAATTGCCAAAGATGGTCAAAGATTGAAAGGACAAAATGACTCTGTTTTCAagcaaattttatatttcgaatCAAATTTCTTTTACGGTGAATAAACGCAAACTAAGAAAAAAAGTGTTTGTGATAAGTTCCATGCATAAAGCGATAGAAATTGAAAAAAGCAATAAACGTATACTGGAAACGATTAGATTTTATAATGATACAAAATTTGGAATAGATGTAGTGGACCAGATGTCAAGGAAATACAGTGTGAAGTCAAAATCTTGTAGGTGGCCCCTCCAGGTATTTTTCAACATTTTGGACCTAGCTGGAATAAATGCCTGGATTTTGTATAAAGAAACAacagataaaaatatttcaagacaGGAATTTTAATTCCAATTAGCTACGGAGCTCGCTGTTGAGTATACAGAATCGTGGGAAGAAAATCATGCTATAAAACTATTAACAAGTTCAGATACATTATCACGAAAAACTTGTCAAGTAAGAAATTGTAAAGGTTACAAAACTATGAAAATCTGTTCAACATGCAGGAAATATGTATGCGGCAAATGTACATTTGATAaaaagataatttgtaaaaaatgcagCGGAGTTGAATAAGATATCTCTATATAAATTaaagtgtaattttatttaagtctataattgaaattaaataaaagtgAATTTGGACGATATTTTCTGACA from the Bombus vancouverensis nearcticus unplaced genomic scaffold, iyBomVanc1_principal scaffold0035, whole genome shotgun sequence genome contains:
- the LOC143304431 gene encoding uncharacterized protein LOC143304431, coding for MIKKIMDIAEVCTVCDEQETSATENSMEIHEKLFTTESKLDSNNEEENIINERSRPGQKRKKLSFTAERKIGVKKQRIETGLDGTVWKELNASSKPGRIPVHNSFRSVSGLTGYTKRHIVKGQVKTAFYPIIDHRTRNHVIKCTKEDAFTVLGTK